In Alosa sapidissima isolate fAloSap1 chromosome 4, fAloSap1.pri, whole genome shotgun sequence, the following are encoded in one genomic region:
- the LOC121707024 gene encoding trichohyalin-like isoform X2, translated as MEDSGFQELRYWIQDQITVQEARPEVMGSNTCRSSKDLVKLNPANPRRVAWNDDDSDDSATYAFPTADRSKKTQALTGDQKGIFNYVKEKTLTGGLRQQKRVSERRQDHETQHPTEGRGQGVIRQRGREKQSDIRRHKHDLEVQDLEIEDTTEIEHLLGSQCKEEGETHQLKQMTSSSLKETEKLSPEEPDQSGTQEKMKVKQPKMQGGNRQRQKELEQIKYLERDERDRERLSKVEKEERQREKERLEGLVIQRMRQKEMQHNEMKKQKKRQRPNESKRDMKTFGETEGQSETLTQWLEKATWLDNQQEKTERQLRGRVKETNGEGNGRQRTEAELNKARRQREESDGNKGTKVSDLREERLRENNPNWVRKQGCREERDTSGLEEMRKMLNKLEQEEDRCREVEDNTEAHQQQVESETDSTDSLQMYRRNLWLLREKHSLTKLDEEVETERHQEAKKHNLSEESETDSQSQEGEQTDSQTDSQTDRQQEVDWDKLENDILSLTDAEERSECSMISGEDEVRFQSSFQFSDRDRSVRRRIIGWVNDKMKERYQRKIVRTMQRENHEGQETYISGFALASLGLGRICTRAEREQEKRIQLLKAEARRQDMESKWLQWEAERKRVV; from the exons ATGGAAGACAGTGGGTTTCAGGAGCTTCGATACTGGATTCAGGACCAAATCACGGTCCAAGAAGCAAGGCCTGAAGTTATGGGCAGCAACACTTGCAGATCATCAAAGGATCTCGTAAAACTCAACCCAGCAAATCCGAGGAGAGTTGCTTGGAATGATGACGACAGCGATGACAGTGCCACCTATGCCTTCCCAACTGCTGATAGGAGCAAAAAAACACAGGCTCTGACAGGTGATCAGAAGGGAATCTTCAACTATGTTAAGGAAAAg ACGTTGACTGGGGGATTGAGGCAACAAAAGAGGGTGTCAGAGAGACGACAAGACCATGAGACACAGCATCCTACAGAGGGAAGAGGTCAAGGAGTGATAAgacagaggggtagagagaagcAATCAGACATAAGAAGACATAAACATGATCTAGAGGTGCAAGACCTGGAAATTGAAGACACCACAGAAATAGAGCATCTACTAGGGTCGCAGTGTAAGGAAGAGGGAGAAACGCATCAGTTGAAACAGATGACTAGCAGCAGCTTGAAGGAAACTGAGAAACTGTCACCTGAAGAACCTGATCAGTCCGGAACACAAGAGAAGATGAAGGTGAAGCAACCGAAAATGCAGGGGGGAAACAGGCAGCGGCAGAAGGAGTTGGAACAAATAAAATAcctggagagagatgagagagacagagagagactgagcaaAGTGGAGAAAGAGGaacgacagagagaaaaagaacgtCTGGAAGGACTGGTGATCCAAAGAATGAGACAGAAGGAAATGCAACACAATGAGAtgaagaaacagaaaaagaggcAGAGACCAAATGAATCAAAAAGAGACATGAAAACATTTGGTGAGACAGAAGGCCAAAGTGAGACTCTGACCCAATGGCTGGAAAAGGCAACATGGTTAGACAACCAACAGgagaagacagaaagacagctCAGGGGACGTGTGAAAGAAACCAACGGTGAGGGCAATGGCAGGCaaagaactgaggcagagctaAACAAGGCGAGAAGGCAACGGGAAGAGTCTGATGGAAATAAGGGAACTAAAGTATCGGatctgagagaggagagattgagagaaaatAACCCAAACTGGGTGCGAAAGCAGGGatgcagggaggagagagataccAGTGGATTGGAAGAGATGAGAAAGATGCTAAATAAGCTAGAGCAAGAAGAGGACAGATGTAGAGAGGTGGAGGACAACACAGAAGCTCATCAACAGCAGGTGGAGAGTGAAACAGACTCTACGGACAGTCTACAGATGTACAGGAGAAACCTGTGGCTGCTTAGAGAGAAACACAGTTTGACGAAGCTTGACGAAGAGGTGGAAACCGAGAGGCACCAGGAGGCCAAAAAACACAATCTCTCAGAGGAAAGTGAAACAGACTCACAAAGCCAGGAGggagaacagacagacagtcagacagacagtcagacagacagacaacaagAAGTGGACTGGGACAAACTTGAGAATGACATCCTCTCCCTGACAGACGCAGAGGAGAGAAGCGAGTGCAGCATGATCTCTGGGGAGGATGAAGTCCGTTTTCAGAGTAGTTTTCAGTTTTCTGATAGAGATAGGAGTGTGAGGAGAAGAATTATTGGATGGGTCAATGACAAAATGAAAGAGCGATATCAAAGAAAGATAGTCAGAACAATGCAGAGGGAAAATCATGAGGGCCAAGAAACATATATCTCAG gGTTTGCTCTTGCATCGCTGGGGCTGGGTAGGATCTGCACCCGCGCTGAGCGAGAGCAGGAGAAACGAATCCAGCTCCTGAAGGCAGAGGCCAGACGGCAGGATATGGAGTCCAAGTGGCTTCAATGGGAAGCAGAACggaaga
- the LOC121707024 gene encoding golgin subfamily A member 6-like protein 22 isoform X1 — translation MEDSGFQELRYWIQDQITVQEARPEVMGSNTCRSSKDLVKLNPANPRRVAWNDDDSDDSATYAFPTADRSKKTQALTGDQKGIFNYVKEKTLTGGLRQQKRVSERRQDHETQHPTEGRGQGVIRQRGREKQSDIRRHKHDLEVQDLEIEDTTEIEHLLGSQCKEEGETHQLKQMTSSSLKETEKLSPEEPDQSGTQEKMKVKQPKMQGGNRQRQKELEQIKYLERDERDRERLSKVEKEERQREKERLEGLVIQRMRQKEMQHNEMKKQKKRQRPNESKRDMKTFGETEGQSETLTQWLEKATWLDNQQEKTERQLRGRVKETNGEGNGRQRTEAELNKARRQREESDGNKGTKVSDLREERLRENNPNWVRKQGCREERDTSGLEEMRKMLNKLEQEEDRCREVEDNTEAHQQQVESETDSTDSLQMYRRNLWLLREKHSLTKLDEEVETERHQEAKKHNLSEESETDSQSQEGEQTDSQTDSQTDRQQEVDWDKLENDILSLTDAEERSECSMISGEDEVRFQSSFQFSDRDRSVRRRIIGWVNDKMKERYQRKIVRTMQRENHEGQETYISGFALASLGLGRICTRAEREQEKRIQLLKAEARRQDMESKWLQWEAERKRKKEERKAREREEKSRAQLAWILQQNEKADRNLDRYNSQQMYTSANTLEKEQIIGWDGRTE, via the exons ATGGAAGACAGTGGGTTTCAGGAGCTTCGATACTGGATTCAGGACCAAATCACGGTCCAAGAAGCAAGGCCTGAAGTTATGGGCAGCAACACTTGCAGATCATCAAAGGATCTCGTAAAACTCAACCCAGCAAATCCGAGGAGAGTTGCTTGGAATGATGACGACAGCGATGACAGTGCCACCTATGCCTTCCCAACTGCTGATAGGAGCAAAAAAACACAGGCTCTGACAGGTGATCAGAAGGGAATCTTCAACTATGTTAAGGAAAAg ACGTTGACTGGGGGATTGAGGCAACAAAAGAGGGTGTCAGAGAGACGACAAGACCATGAGACACAGCATCCTACAGAGGGAAGAGGTCAAGGAGTGATAAgacagaggggtagagagaagcAATCAGACATAAGAAGACATAAACATGATCTAGAGGTGCAAGACCTGGAAATTGAAGACACCACAGAAATAGAGCATCTACTAGGGTCGCAGTGTAAGGAAGAGGGAGAAACGCATCAGTTGAAACAGATGACTAGCAGCAGCTTGAAGGAAACTGAGAAACTGTCACCTGAAGAACCTGATCAGTCCGGAACACAAGAGAAGATGAAGGTGAAGCAACCGAAAATGCAGGGGGGAAACAGGCAGCGGCAGAAGGAGTTGGAACAAATAAAATAcctggagagagatgagagagacagagagagactgagcaaAGTGGAGAAAGAGGaacgacagagagaaaaagaacgtCTGGAAGGACTGGTGATCCAAAGAATGAGACAGAAGGAAATGCAACACAATGAGAtgaagaaacagaaaaagaggcAGAGACCAAATGAATCAAAAAGAGACATGAAAACATTTGGTGAGACAGAAGGCCAAAGTGAGACTCTGACCCAATGGCTGGAAAAGGCAACATGGTTAGACAACCAACAGgagaagacagaaagacagctCAGGGGACGTGTGAAAGAAACCAACGGTGAGGGCAATGGCAGGCaaagaactgaggcagagctaAACAAGGCGAGAAGGCAACGGGAAGAGTCTGATGGAAATAAGGGAACTAAAGTATCGGatctgagagaggagagattgagagaaaatAACCCAAACTGGGTGCGAAAGCAGGGatgcagggaggagagagataccAGTGGATTGGAAGAGATGAGAAAGATGCTAAATAAGCTAGAGCAAGAAGAGGACAGATGTAGAGAGGTGGAGGACAACACAGAAGCTCATCAACAGCAGGTGGAGAGTGAAACAGACTCTACGGACAGTCTACAGATGTACAGGAGAAACCTGTGGCTGCTTAGAGAGAAACACAGTTTGACGAAGCTTGACGAAGAGGTGGAAACCGAGAGGCACCAGGAGGCCAAAAAACACAATCTCTCAGAGGAAAGTGAAACAGACTCACAAAGCCAGGAGggagaacagacagacagtcagacagacagtcagacagacagacaacaagAAGTGGACTGGGACAAACTTGAGAATGACATCCTCTCCCTGACAGACGCAGAGGAGAGAAGCGAGTGCAGCATGATCTCTGGGGAGGATGAAGTCCGTTTTCAGAGTAGTTTTCAGTTTTCTGATAGAGATAGGAGTGTGAGGAGAAGAATTATTGGATGGGTCAATGACAAAATGAAAGAGCGATATCAAAGAAAGATAGTCAGAACAATGCAGAGGGAAAATCATGAGGGCCAAGAAACATATATCTCAG gGTTTGCTCTTGCATCGCTGGGGCTGGGTAGGATCTGCACCCGCGCTGAGCGAGAGCAGGAGAAACGAATCCAGCTCCTGAAGGCAGAGGCCAGACGGCAGGATATGGAGTCCAAGTGGCTTCAATGGGAAGCAGAACggaagagaaaaaaggaggagagaaaggccagagagagggaggagaagagccGTGCCCAGCTGGCCTGGATCCTGCAGCAGAACGAGAAAGCCGACAGGAACCTGGACCGTTACAACAGCCAACAGATGTACACCAGCGCCAACACACTGGAGAAGGAACAGATAATTGGTTGGGATGGGAGGACAGAGTGA